In Etheostoma cragini isolate CJK2018 chromosome 9, CSU_Ecrag_1.0, whole genome shotgun sequence, the following are encoded in one genomic region:
- the LOC117950751 gene encoding uncharacterized protein LOC117950751, with amino-acid sequence MGVLASKPDLNLYVNGRLRAGLQGPGTNGHQGTGLQGPGTHGHKGTGLQGSGAHGHQGTGLQGPGTNGHQGPGLQGLGAHVHKGPGLQGFGAHGHQGTGPQGPGGHGHQGARPVSDGQQRGRTAPWDSYGTGLGGRVSLKPCPHPEDRGRSPYRPRLSLWSEPIRETYIGSVTACDRSGEGGESRSTNQNMPATNLPINPYPPQQLATPLSRSFSSPQSVRLNSAQAEQTLNHNQSLSREEQGGSAAKPHRDHQVTERNRVDPKAKSSKTTAESQAPPPSGSSDGQVKQPMRAEVYSDYNSHPERVSREEPARLSLRRLFSSVRLSTTRTGSLDRLCSWPSRSESGPAPPESSPAYFEYGPAPSGSVSSSSLLRKTPSVQSLSLVSPFLRRSSSVQSFLSEQKKKKKLDCSADYRPAADHCLQRCLNVKDVGRPSSVCPVSRVLQVSADGSIVLELSQSESSRLELSQSESSRLGIIISRGRGRGVYVEDMVDSGTEKLYAGLLAVGDEILEVNGEKVSCLSLDQVTQLLTEKPSATVRLLRHRRTPPC; translated from the exons ATGGGTGTCCTTGCATCTAAACCCGACCTGAACCTCTACGTCAATGGCAGGCTGAGGGCGGGGCTTCAGGGCCCGGGGACAAATGGACACCAGGGGACAGGGCTGCAGGGGCCGGGGACACATGGACACAAGGGGACAGGGCTGCAGGGGTCGGGGGCACACGGACACCAGGGGACAGGGCTGCAGGGGCCGGGGACAAATGGACACCAAGGGCCGGGGCTGCAAGGGTTAGGGGCACATGTACACAAGGGGCCGGGGCTGCAGGGGTTCGGGGCACATGGACACCAGGGGACAGGGCCGCAGGGTCCAGGGGGACATGGACACCAGGGGGCGAGGCCTGTTTCTGACGGACAGCAGAGAGGACGGACGGCTCCGTGGGACTCTTATGGGACGGGTCTGGGAGGCAGAGTCAGCCTGAAACCCTGTCCACACCCAGAGGACCGTGGGCGGAGTCCCTACAGGCCCCGCCTCAGCCTGTGgagtgagccaatcagagagacCTACATCGGCTCTGTGACAGCTTGTGATCGAAGTGGGGAAGGGGGCGAGAGTAGGAGCACCAATCAGAACATGCCGGCCACAAACCTGCCAATCAACCCCTACCCCCCCCAGCAGCTGGCCACACCCCTCTCCAGATCCTTCTCGTCTCCTCAGAGCGTCAGGCTCAACAGCGCGCAGGCAGAGCAGACTCTAAACCACAACCAGAGCTTGAGCAGGGAGGAGCAGGGAGGGTCTGCAGCCAAGCCCCACAGAGACCACCAGGTCACAGAGAGGAACCGTGTGGATCCGAAGGCTAAGAGCTCAAAGACAACAG ctGAGAGCCAGGCCCCACCCCCCTCAGGCAGCAGTGATGGACAGGTCAAACAGCCAATGAGAGCAGAGGTTTACAGCGACTACAATTCACATCCTGAACG TGTCAGCAGAGAAGAACCAGCACGTCTTTCTCTGCGTCGTCTTTTCTCCAGCGTCAGACTGAGCACGACTCGAACTGGCAGCCTCGACCGCCTCTGCTCATGGCCCAGTCGCTCAGAGTCTGGCCCCGCCcctccagagtcttcccccgcCTATTTTGAGTATGGCCCCGCCCCCTCTGGATCGGTTTCCTCCTCCAGCCTGCTGAGGAAAACACCGTCTGTTCAGTCGCTCAGTTTG GTGTCCCCCTTCCTGAGGCGGTCTTCATCGGTTCAGAGTTTTTTGTcggaacagaagaagaaaaagaagctaGATTGTTCTGCTGACTACAGACCAGCTGCTGACCA CTGTCTGCAGCGGTGTCTGAATGTAAAGGACGTTGGTCGTCCGTCTTCGGTTTGTCCGGTCAGTCGAGTTCTTCAGGTTTCTGCTGATGGGTCGATTGTGTTGgagctcagccaatcagagagcagcaggttggagctcagccaatcagagagcagcagGTTGGGCATCATCATCAGCCGGGGGAGAGGACGAG GTGTGTATGTGGAGGACATGGTGGACAGCGGCACAGAGAAGTTGTATGCTGGCCTGCTGGCTGTGGGAGACGAGATCCTGGAGGTCAACGGGGAGAAAGTGTCTTGTCTGAGTCTGGACCAGGTGACCCAGCTGCTTACCGAGAAGCCCTCTGCTACAGTCCGGCTGCTCCGGCACCGCAGGACGCCTCCATGCTGA